The Ailuropoda melanoleuca isolate Jingjing chromosome 9, ASM200744v2, whole genome shotgun sequence genome includes a region encoding these proteins:
- the LOC117803851 gene encoding translation initiation factor IF-2-like: MVSNTCPERDSASPRWAPRTPTAAERQLSPDPAESQPAWGCAPQPLGPRAAPRGQQERARPRGPRRRSAAGRPQPAAGTRLATASAARELQAPAGGGRGAAGGAELGERRESPRRAARRPGESARPRRAVGDPVAFLLSWASRATWAIRGLPRPRGAFRGKEEMRTHS; the protein is encoded by the coding sequence ATGGTCAGCAATACCTGCCCGGAACGGGACTCGGCGTCACCGAGATGGGCCCCGAGGACTCCGACCGCCGCAGAGAGGCAACTTTCCCCGGACCCGGCGGAGTCCCAGCCAGCGTGGGGCtgtgctccccagcccctgggcccGCGCGCAGCCCCCCGGGGGCAGCAAGAGCGTGCACGGCCAAGAGGCCCACGCCGCCGGTCGGCTGCTGGAAGACCTCAGCCGGCGGCTGGCACGCGCCTAGCCACGGCCTCTGCCGCCCGGGAGCTCCAGGCGCCGGCGGGCGGAGGCCGAGGCGCCGCGGGGGGAGCAGAGCTGGGTGAGCGTCGGGAGAGCCCTCGCCGGGCTGCGCGCCGACCTGGCGAGAGCGCGCGTCCGCGGCGGGCTGTCGGGGACCCTGtcgccttcctcctctcctgggcctccagaGCCACGTGGGCCATTCGAGGACTTCCGAGGCCGCGAGGAGCTTTTCGCgggaaggaagagatgagaaCGCACAGTTAG